A single genomic interval of Roseomonas aeriglobus harbors:
- a CDS encoding glycosyltransferase family 2 protein: protein MSDLLEIAVVVPVFNERDNVATLVARLDQALVGHRWEAIFVDDDSPDGTADVARELARLDTRVRVIQRIGRRGLSSACIEGMCATAAPVVAVIDGDLQHDETLLPKMLAAFGEDASLDVVVGSRFVDGGGTGDWDSDRVAKSALATKLSRRVLAQDLSDPMSGFFAIRADRLRAIAPKLSGIGFKILLDIMTASPQPLRFRELPYVFRVREAGESKLDHVVAMEYLIALYDRMFGKIIPVRFAMFSGIGALGAAVHLATVWLFFQALGVNFVVATIVATLVAMTFNFFLNNALTYRDRRLTGAKALLGGWISFCIVCSVGGAANVGVASFLHEVQQGGWAASSLAGIVVAAVWNFALSSRFTWGRYK, encoded by the coding sequence GTGAGCGACCTGCTCGAAATCGCGGTCGTCGTTCCGGTTTTCAACGAACGCGACAATGTCGCGACGTTGGTCGCCAGGCTCGACCAGGCGTTGGTCGGCCATCGCTGGGAAGCGATCTTCGTCGACGATGACTCGCCCGACGGCACGGCCGACGTCGCGCGCGAGCTCGCCCGGCTCGACACGCGGGTGCGCGTCATCCAGCGCATCGGCCGGCGCGGGCTGTCGTCGGCCTGTATCGAGGGGATGTGCGCGACCGCCGCCCCGGTCGTCGCGGTCATCGACGGCGACCTCCAGCATGACGAGACGCTGTTGCCCAAGATGCTGGCGGCGTTCGGCGAGGACGCCAGCCTCGATGTCGTCGTCGGATCGCGTTTCGTCGATGGCGGCGGGACCGGCGACTGGGACAGCGACCGCGTGGCCAAGTCGGCGCTGGCGACCAAATTGTCGCGCCGCGTGCTGGCACAGGATCTGAGCGACCCGATGTCGGGCTTCTTCGCGATTCGCGCCGATCGGCTGCGCGCGATCGCGCCGAAGCTGTCGGGGATCGGCTTCAAGATCCTGCTCGACATCATGACCGCCAGCCCCCAGCCGCTGCGGTTCCGCGAACTTCCCTACGTCTTCCGCGTGCGCGAGGCGGGCGAGAGCAAGCTCGATCACGTCGTCGCGATGGAATATCTCATCGCGCTCTACGACCGGATGTTCGGCAAGATCATTCCGGTGCGCTTCGCGATGTTTTCCGGCATCGGCGCGCTGGGGGCTGCGGTGCACCTGGCGACCGTGTGGCTCTTCTTCCAGGCGCTGGGCGTGAATTTCGTCGTAGCGACGATCGTGGCGACCTTGGTCGCGATGACGTTCAACTTCTTCCTGAACAATGCGCTGACCTACCGCGACCGTCGCCTGACGGGGGCCAAGGCGCTGCTCGGCGGCTGGATCAGCTTCTGTATCGTCTGCTCGGTCGGCGGTGCCGCCAACGTCGGCGTCGCGTCGTTCCTGCACGAGGTCCAGCAGGGCGGCTGGGCCGCATCTTCGCTCGCCGGCATCGTCGTCGCTGCGGTCTGGAATTTCGCGCTCAGTTCGCGCTTCACCTGGGGACGGTACAAGTAA
- a CDS encoding TIGR00266 family protein, with the protein MTAPSPWSHHKRAGLADDIDFEIKGQELQFVEIELDPGESAVAEAGSLVWKDAPVEMTTVFGDGSGGEGSGFMGKLLGAGKRLVTGESLFTTVFTHHGSGKARVAFASPTPGAIVPLKLDTVGGTLICQKDSFLCAAKGVTMGVHFQQRIMTGLFGGEGFIMQRLSGDGWVFVQFGGAIIERELRAGEELHVDTGCLAAYTPSVDFDLVRVGGVKSMIVGGEGAFFARLRGPGKVWVQSLPFSRLAGRMLAAAGSRGGQNRGEGSVLGGFGDLISGN; encoded by the coding sequence ATGACCGCCCCCAGCCCCTGGTCGCACCACAAGCGCGCAGGCCTTGCCGACGACATCGATTTCGAGATCAAGGGCCAGGAGCTTCAGTTCGTCGAGATCGAGCTCGATCCGGGCGAAAGTGCCGTGGCGGAGGCCGGGTCGCTCGTCTGGAAAGATGCGCCCGTCGAGATGACGACCGTCTTTGGCGACGGTTCGGGCGGCGAGGGCAGTGGATTCATGGGGAAGCTGCTGGGCGCCGGCAAGCGGCTGGTGACCGGTGAGTCGCTGTTCACCACGGTCTTCACCCATCACGGCAGCGGCAAGGCGCGCGTCGCCTTCGCCTCGCCCACGCCCGGCGCGATCGTGCCGCTGAAGCTCGACACGGTCGGCGGCACATTGATCTGCCAGAAGGACAGCTTTCTGTGCGCGGCCAAGGGCGTGACGATGGGCGTGCATTTCCAGCAGCGCATCATGACCGGCCTGTTCGGCGGCGAAGGCTTCATCATGCAGCGGCTGTCGGGCGACGGCTGGGTGTTCGTCCAGTTCGGCGGTGCGATCATCGAGCGCGAATTGCGCGCGGGCGAGGAACTTCACGTCGATACCGGCTGTCTCGCGGCCTATACCCCCAGCGTTGACTTTGACCTGGTCCGCGTCGGCGGTGTGAAGAGCATGATCGTTGGCGGCGAAGGCGCGTTCTTCGCGCGCCTGCGTGGGCCGGGCAAGGTCTGGGTCCAGTCGCTCCCCTTCAGCCGCCTGGCCGGGCGCATGCTGGCCGCCGCCGGATCGCGCGGCGGGCAGAACCGGGGCGAGGGGAGCGTGCTGGGCGGGTTCGGCGACTTAATCAGCGGGAACTGA
- a CDS encoding LysR family transcriptional regulator has product MKRTHLPLNGLRVLDAAARHLSFTRAADELAVTPAAVGQQIRALEETLGTVLFRRTTKGLELTPEGEAGLAALRSGFLQFEESVRAMQAGQSSKVLTIAAPRDLTAKWLMPRLATLAGADPDLRFAIVADEEIDFTQANLDLAVRWGTGPGEHEGEALESDGMVVVAAPGGGADTAIAWPGCQGEDAAALVRVGDAGLAIDAAAAGLGRACVPELLARGDIASGRVVVVGEPRASANGYWLVAPLPQWRQKKVKALVDALAA; this is encoded by the coding sequence ATGAAACGCACCCACCTTCCCCTCAACGGTCTGCGCGTCCTCGACGCCGCCGCGCGGCATTTGTCGTTCACCCGCGCCGCCGACGAGCTCGCCGTGACGCCCGCCGCGGTCGGCCAGCAGATTCGCGCACTGGAGGAAACGCTCGGCACCGTCCTGTTCCGCCGCACGACCAAAGGCCTGGAGCTGACCCCCGAAGGCGAAGCCGGCCTCGCCGCGCTGCGCTCGGGCTTCCTTCAGTTCGAGGAATCGGTTCGCGCGATGCAGGCCGGCCAGTCGTCGAAGGTGCTGACCATCGCCGCCCCGCGCGACCTGACCGCCAAATGGCTGATGCCGCGGCTCGCCACGCTCGCCGGCGCCGACCCCGATTTGCGCTTCGCGATCGTCGCGGATGAGGAGATCGACTTCACCCAGGCGAACCTCGACCTCGCCGTCCGCTGGGGCACCGGCCCGGGTGAGCATGAAGGCGAGGCACTGGAAAGCGACGGCATGGTCGTCGTGGCCGCACCCGGTGGTGGTGCCGATACCGCCATCGCCTGGCCCGGTTGCCAAGGGGAGGATGCCGCCGCGCTCGTTCGCGTCGGTGACGCCGGCCTCGCGATCGACGCCGCTGCCGCCGGGCTTGGCCGGGCCTGCGTGCCCGAATTGCTTGCGCGCGGCGATATCGCGAGCGGCCGCGTCGTGGTGGTCGGCGAACCGCGTGCCTCGGCCAACGGCTATTGGCTCGTCGCGCCGCTGCCGCAATGGCGACAGAAGAAGGTGAAAGCGCTGGTCGACGCGCTTGCCGCATGA
- the recO gene encoding DNA repair protein RecO, translating into MHLRSAAIVLAVRPHGEHGAIVRALTPDDGVQPGYVRGGHGRTLRPVLQPANTILGEWRARTEEALASLTVELIASRAPLYAEPLAAAALDWVTALTAAALPEAQPYPQVHAALSGVIHAVEAAPGARGWAVALVRFELLLLAEMGFGLDLSECVATGATDDLAYVSPKSGGAVSRAAAVGYEARLLRCPPFLRGGGAADWNDILDGLALTGRFLERDLLHGRAAEALAARERLVARMKRALS; encoded by the coding sequence ATGCACCTTCGCAGCGCCGCCATCGTCCTCGCCGTCCGCCCCCACGGCGAGCATGGTGCGATCGTGCGCGCGCTGACCCCCGACGACGGCGTTCAGCCCGGCTACGTCCGCGGCGGTCATGGCCGGACGCTGCGGCCCGTGCTGCAACCCGCCAACACCATCCTCGGCGAATGGCGCGCACGGACGGAGGAGGCGCTCGCCAGCCTGACCGTCGAGCTGATCGCCAGCCGCGCGCCCCTCTATGCCGAGCCGCTCGCCGCCGCCGCGCTCGACTGGGTCACCGCGCTGACCGCCGCCGCGTTGCCGGAAGCGCAACCCTATCCCCAGGTCCATGCCGCGCTGTCGGGCGTGATCCATGCCGTGGAGGCCGCGCCCGGCGCGCGCGGCTGGGCGGTTGCGCTGGTGCGCTTCGAGCTGTTGCTGCTCGCCGAGATGGGCTTCGGGCTCGACCTGTCCGAATGCGTGGCGACCGGCGCAACCGACGATCTGGCCTATGTCAGTCCAAAAAGCGGGGGCGCGGTCAGTCGTGCGGCCGCGGTTGGGTACGAAGCGCGACTGCTGCGCTGTCCGCCGTTCCTGCGGGGCGGCGGTGCGGCCGATTGGAACGACATCCTCGACGGGCTGGCGCTCACCGGCCGCTTCCTCGAACGTGACCTGCTCCACGGCCGCGCTGCCGAAGCCCTGGCCGCGCGCGAGCGATTGGTTGCGCGGATGAAACGCGCTCTCTCTTGA
- a CDS encoding PLP-dependent transferase: protein MKRRTGQDPSITRHWRPATQAVRGGTARSEFGETSEALFLTSGYAYDCAGDAAARFAGEQAGMTYSRLQNPTVEMLEHRIALLEGAEACRTMASGMAAMTAALLCQLSAGDHLVGGRAAFGSCRWLTDTLLPKFGIETTIVDARDTQAFVDASKPNTKVWFFETPANPTMDVVDLAAVCGLARDRGITTVVDNAFATPALQRPMAFGADVTAYSATKMMDGQGRVLAGAVCGTEDFITNTLLPFTRNTGPTLSAFNAWVVLKGLETLDLRIRRQSESALKVAAFLEGRVPQVLFPGLPSHPQHDLAMSQMAMAGCIFAIKLDGGRAQAHALLDALQLIDISNNIGDSRSLMTHPASTTHSGVAEDKRIEMGVTEGMLRLNVGLEDPDDLIDDLDQALKAAGL from the coding sequence ATGAAGCGGCGAACCGGACAGGACCCCAGCATCACGCGCCACTGGCGCCCCGCGACTCAGGCCGTTCGCGGCGGCACCGCGCGCAGCGAATTCGGCGAGACGAGCGAGGCGCTGTTCCTCACGTCGGGCTATGCTTACGATTGTGCGGGCGACGCCGCGGCGCGCTTTGCCGGCGAGCAGGCGGGTATGACCTATTCGCGGTTGCAGAACCCGACGGTCGAAATGCTCGAACACCGCATCGCCCTGCTGGAGGGGGCCGAGGCGTGCCGGACGATGGCCAGCGGCATGGCGGCGATGACCGCGGCGCTGCTCTGCCAGCTGTCGGCGGGCGATCATCTGGTCGGCGGGCGCGCGGCGTTCGGATCGTGCCGCTGGCTGACCGATACGCTGCTGCCGAAGTTCGGGATCGAAACGACGATCGTCGACGCCCGCGACACACAGGCCTTCGTCGACGCGAGCAAGCCCAACACCAAGGTCTGGTTCTTCGAAACGCCGGCCAACCCGACGATGGACGTCGTCGATTTGGCGGCCGTCTGCGGCCTGGCGCGTGATCGCGGCATCACCACGGTCGTCGACAATGCGTTTGCGACGCCCGCGCTCCAGCGCCCGATGGCGTTCGGTGCCGACGTTACCGCCTATTCCGCGACCAAGATGATGGACGGGCAGGGCCGCGTGCTGGCAGGCGCGGTCTGCGGGACCGAGGATTTTATCACCAACACGCTGTTGCCCTTCACCCGCAACACCGGCCCGACGCTCAGCGCCTTCAATGCCTGGGTGGTGCTGAAGGGGCTGGAGACGCTCGACCTGCGCATCCGTCGTCAGAGCGAATCCGCGCTCAAGGTCGCGGCGTTCTTGGAAGGGCGCGTACCGCAGGTCCTCTTCCCCGGGCTGCCGAGCCACCCCCAGCATGATCTCGCCATGTCCCAGATGGCGATGGCCGGCTGCATCTTCGCGATCAAACTGGATGGCGGGCGCGCCCAGGCCCATGCGCTGCTCGACGCGCTCCAGTTGATCGATATCTCGAACAACATCGGCGATTCGCGTTCGCTGATGACGCATCCGGCCTCGACCACCCATTCGGGCGTCGCCGAGGACAAGCGCATCGAAATGGGCGTGACCGAAGGCATGCTTCGCCTGAACGTTGGCCTCGAAGATCCCGACGACCTGATCGACGACCTCGACCAGGCGCTCAAGGCGGCCGGGCTGTGA
- a CDS encoding TonB-dependent receptor, protein MKASVAVVARATVSSVALSMMLTAGAALAQTQPAPGQLPAPVQADRPPAQTPVTNPSPAEATDDTGANEIVVTGIRNSLQNALSAKRDAAQVLDAISAEDIGRFPDKNIGEALQRVTGVQLTRTNGEGSGITIRGADANLNRVEVNGITALSTTAGQRDVDFRDLPVEFVNRLEVVKSVTPDMTEGGLGGTVRVITRRPFDSKDNSFLAGSAQGIYTELGKTLDPKFALIGSKKFFNDTLGVLLSGTYERRRVESHEARTTGWRQIDGNPALAGLQALDLDNNGRGDFFPDIPRYIVNRLDTKRYAFNGVVEWGPQDGLKAFVQGNYARGDQDVNSQFLQVTTAGATLDRANTRIGPDDTVSHVEFVDNPAATRANRLQVAHRNILGQIDRTQWNAAVGVDYEVGDWKINTLTSYTRAKIDNNYINATADAIGIGRVIVDYTNGQQAPNITLPMDPTTTVGINSVTAQYRPVINVQTELATKGDVEYRNATPWLTSLKAGYQVRNGTADSREFNATTTIDAFTTPSLLGRVQQVAGLMTLDDTPFFKTGTLGYDGGIRGWLQPGYAFVDAIGLPNPFGTPTLLNTWKVTERNIAGYVQGSFKFDLGVPVSGTIGARVVNTRTIADGYRTQTGVTAPVQFRGEGTEFLPSLNVRADLIRDTLLFRGSATEVIARPTPQQLAPRFSIDVVGLTGSRGNPELQPFRARQYDAGFEYYINRTSFLSATYFRKEISSFIENRTQPEVVDGVTYAITLPVNGAQRVTINGAEVGAQVAFDFVNVPVLRHMGVIANYTYSKDSGYAGRDFFTGGALPFPGLSRHSYNLSAYYEDSVFSLRGSYNWRSNYLITAIGRGNNPEFGEAFGQLDASASVNLTDKVSIFAEGVNLTDATRAENANSVYRRTLLETYGRRFYGGVRFRF, encoded by the coding sequence ATGAAGGCGAGCGTAGCTGTCGTGGCGCGGGCAACCGTGTCGAGCGTGGCCCTGTCGATGATGCTGACTGCGGGGGCCGCGCTGGCCCAGACCCAGCCGGCGCCGGGCCAGCTGCCCGCGCCTGTCCAGGCCGACCGACCGCCGGCACAGACTCCGGTCACCAATCCCAGCCCGGCCGAGGCGACCGACGATACCGGCGCGAACGAAATCGTCGTCACCGGCATCCGCAATTCGTTGCAGAATGCGCTGAGCGCCAAGCGGGACGCGGCGCAGGTGCTCGATGCGATCTCGGCCGAGGACATCGGCCGCTTCCCCGACAAGAACATCGGCGAGGCGCTGCAGCGTGTCACCGGCGTCCAGCTGACCCGCACCAACGGCGAAGGCTCGGGCATCACCATCCGCGGCGCGGATGCCAATCTGAACCGCGTCGAAGTCAACGGCATCACCGCGCTGTCGACCACCGCCGGCCAGCGCGACGTCGATTTCCGCGACTTGCCGGTCGAGTTCGTCAACCGGCTGGAAGTCGTGAAGTCGGTGACGCCGGACATGACCGAAGGGGGTCTGGGCGGCACCGTGCGCGTCATCACGCGACGCCCGTTCGACAGCAAGGACAACAGCTTCCTCGCAGGGTCCGCGCAGGGCATCTACACCGAACTCGGCAAGACGCTGGACCCGAAGTTCGCGCTGATCGGATCGAAGAAGTTCTTCAACGACACGCTGGGCGTGCTGCTGTCGGGCACCTACGAACGGCGCCGCGTGGAAAGCCATGAGGCCCGCACCACCGGCTGGCGTCAGATCGACGGCAATCCGGCGCTTGCGGGGCTTCAGGCGCTCGACCTCGACAACAACGGGCGCGGCGACTTCTTCCCCGACATCCCGCGCTATATCGTCAATCGCCTCGACACGAAGCGCTACGCCTTCAACGGCGTCGTCGAATGGGGACCGCAGGATGGGCTGAAGGCGTTCGTCCAGGGCAACTACGCGCGCGGCGACCAGGACGTGAACTCGCAATTCCTGCAGGTCACCACCGCGGGCGCAACGCTCGACCGTGCCAATACACGGATCGGGCCGGACGACACGGTCAGCCACGTCGAGTTCGTCGACAATCCGGCCGCCACCCGGGCCAACCGCCTGCAGGTCGCGCACCGCAACATCCTGGGCCAGATCGATCGCACCCAGTGGAATGCCGCGGTCGGCGTCGATTACGAAGTCGGCGACTGGAAGATCAACACGCTGACGTCCTATACCCGCGCGAAGATCGACAATAATTACATCAACGCCACGGCCGACGCGATCGGCATCGGCCGCGTGATCGTCGATTATACCAACGGCCAGCAGGCGCCGAACATCACGCTGCCGATGGACCCGACGACGACCGTCGGCATCAACAGCGTGACCGCGCAATATCGCCCCGTCATCAACGTCCAGACCGAACTCGCGACGAAGGGCGATGTCGAATATCGCAACGCCACGCCCTGGCTGACATCGCTGAAGGCGGGCTACCAGGTCCGCAACGGCACCGCCGACAGCCGCGAGTTCAATGCGACCACGACGATCGACGCGTTCACCACCCCGTCGCTGCTCGGCCGGGTGCAGCAGGTCGCCGGGCTGATGACGCTGGACGACACGCCGTTCTTCAAGACCGGGACGCTCGGCTACGACGGCGGCATCCGCGGCTGGCTGCAGCCGGGCTACGCCTTCGTCGACGCGATCGGCCTGCCCAATCCGTTCGGTACGCCGACCCTGCTCAACACCTGGAAGGTCACCGAGCGGAATATCGCCGGATATGTCCAGGGATCGTTCAAGTTCGACCTGGGTGTGCCCGTCAGCGGCACGATCGGCGCGCGCGTCGTCAACACGCGTACCATCGCCGACGGCTATCGCACCCAGACGGGCGTGACCGCGCCGGTGCAGTTCCGCGGCGAAGGCACCGAATTCCTGCCATCGCTGAACGTCCGCGCCGACCTGATCCGCGACACGCTGCTGTTCCGCGGATCGGCGACCGAAGTCATCGCGCGCCCGACCCCGCAGCAGCTGGCACCGCGTTTCTCGATCGACGTCGTCGGCCTGACCGGTTCGCGCGGCAACCCGGAACTGCAGCCGTTCCGTGCACGCCAGTATGACGCCGGCTTCGAATATTACATCAACCGCACCAGCTTCCTGTCGGCCACCTATTTCCGCAAGGAAATCAGCTCGTTCATCGAAAACCGGACGCAGCCCGAAGTGGTCGACGGCGTGACCTACGCCATCACCCTGCCGGTCAACGGCGCGCAGCGCGTGACGATCAACGGTGCCGAAGTCGGTGCGCAGGTCGCGTTCGATTTCGTCAACGTGCCGGTGCTCCGGCATATGGGCGTCATCGCCAACTACACATATTCGAAGGACAGCGGATACGCCGGCCGCGATTTCTTCACCGGCGGGGCGCTGCCCTTCCCCGGCCTGTCGCGGCACAGCTACAATCTGTCGGCCTATTATGAAGACAGCGTGTTCAGCCTGCGCGGGTCGTACAACTGGCGGTCGAACTATCTGATCACCGCGATCGGCCGCGGCAATAATCCGGAATTCGGCGAAGCGTTCGGCCAGCTCGACGCGTCGGCCAGCGTCAACCTGACCGACAAGGTCTCGATCTTCGCGGAGGGCGTGAACCTGACCGACGCGACCCGCGCGGAGAATGCCAACAGCGTCTATCGCCGGACGTTGCTGGAGACGTATGGCCGGCGCTTCTACGGCGGCGTGCGGTTCCGGTTCTGA
- a CDS encoding GNAT family N-acetyltransferase, whose amino-acid sequence MTEAPFRNARFASARLDMRPLAIDDADWLFEGYGDADLMRWWSSAPHTTLEETRAYLAPRVTKSDWRGWAMVDRATGTPIGTLAAGERRPGVAEIGYLLVRRHWGAGYAREAVARLIEVLFDEGHRRIMADTDPDNAASNALLTRLGFTCEGRLRAEWETHIGVRDSFIWGLLRAEWPR is encoded by the coding sequence ATGACCGAGGCGCCGTTCCGCAACGCGCGGTTCGCGAGCGCGCGGCTCGACATGCGCCCGCTGGCGATCGATGACGCGGACTGGCTGTTCGAGGGCTATGGCGACGCCGATCTGATGCGCTGGTGGTCCAGCGCGCCGCACACTACCCTCGAGGAAACCCGCGCGTATCTGGCGCCGCGGGTCACCAAATCCGACTGGCGCGGCTGGGCGATGGTCGATCGCGCGACGGGTACGCCGATCGGGACGCTCGCCGCCGGAGAGAGGCGGCCCGGGGTTGCGGAAATCGGCTATCTGCTCGTCCGCCGCCACTGGGGCGCCGGCTATGCGCGCGAAGCCGTCGCGCGGCTGATCGAGGTCCTGTTCGACGAAGGCCACCGCCGCATCATGGCCGACACCGATCCCGATAACGCTGCGTCCAACGCGCTTCTCACGCGGCTGGGCTTCACCTGCGAAGGGCGGCTGCGCGCGGAATGGGAAACGCACATCGGCGTCCGCGACAGCTTCATCTGGGGCCTGTTGCGCGCGGAATGGCCGCGATGA
- the leuB gene encoding 3-isopropylmalate dehydrogenase produces MMPLIALLPGDGIGPEVVAEARRVLEALDLGLSFESAPVGGAAYEALGHPLPVSTLDLAQQADAVLFGAVGDARYDSLERAFRPEQAILGLRKALGLFANLRPAKLFAGLEDASALKPDVAGAIDLVIVRELNGDVYFGEKGQRTTAEGRREGYDIMSYDEDQVRRIAHVGFQTARGRTGKLCSVDKANVLETSQLWRDVVNEVADAYPDVDLTHMYVDNAAMQLVRNPGQFDTIVTGNLFGDILSDQASMCAGSIGMLPSASLDGSGKGMYEPIHGSAPDIAGQGKANPCATILSAAMLLRHSLKAPDAADRIEAAVTAALVSGARTPDIGGTLTTSAMGDAVLAQL; encoded by the coding sequence CTGATGCCGCTGATCGCCCTGCTGCCCGGAGACGGGATCGGACCCGAAGTCGTTGCCGAGGCGCGGCGTGTGCTCGAGGCGCTCGACCTTGGCCTGTCGTTCGAAAGTGCGCCGGTCGGTGGTGCGGCCTATGAAGCGCTCGGCCATCCGCTGCCGGTCTCGACGCTCGATCTCGCGCAGCAGGCCGATGCAGTGTTGTTCGGCGCGGTCGGCGATGCCCGCTACGACAGCCTGGAACGGGCGTTCCGTCCCGAACAGGCGATCCTGGGGCTGCGCAAGGCGCTCGGCCTGTTCGCCAATCTGCGCCCGGCGAAGCTGTTCGCGGGGCTGGAGGACGCCTCTGCGCTGAAACCCGATGTGGCGGGCGCGATCGACCTGGTCATCGTCCGCGAACTGAACGGCGACGTCTATTTCGGCGAGAAGGGCCAGCGCACGACTGCCGAAGGGCGGCGCGAAGGCTATGACATCATGTCCTATGACGAGGACCAGGTGCGCCGCATCGCCCATGTCGGCTTCCAGACCGCGCGCGGCCGCACCGGCAAGCTCTGCTCGGTCGACAAGGCGAACGTGCTGGAAACCTCGCAACTGTGGCGCGACGTTGTGAACGAAGTCGCGGACGCGTATCCCGACGTCGACCTGACGCACATGTACGTCGACAACGCCGCGATGCAGCTGGTGCGCAATCCCGGCCAGTTCGATACGATCGTCACCGGCAATCTGTTCGGCGACATCCTGTCCGACCAGGCGAGCATGTGCGCCGGCTCGATCGGCATGCTGCCGTCGGCCTCGCTCGATGGCAGCGGCAAGGGAATGTACGAGCCGATCCACGGCTCCGCCCCCGACATCGCCGGCCAGGGCAAGGCGAACCCCTGCGCGACGATCCTGTCGGCGGCGATGCTGCTCCGGCACTCGCTGAAGGCGCCGGACGCGGCCGACCGGATCGAGGCGGCGGTGACCGCGGCGCTCGTGTCGGGCGCGCGCACGCCGGATATTGGCGGTACGTTGACCACCTCCGCCATGGGCGACGCGGTGCTCGCCCAGCTGTGA
- the apaG gene encoding Co2+/Mg2+ efflux protein ApaG, giving the protein MDALFTHAADTDGVGVRVSVSYLADQSEPGRGRWFWAYHIRIENGSDRTIQLLTRHWIITDGRGARHSVEGEGVVGEQPVIAPGASYDYVSGCPLSTPTGAMQGSYRMVDDEGRTFDVAIPKFALAAPAVGA; this is encoded by the coding sequence ATGGACGCGCTGTTCACCCATGCCGCCGATACCGACGGCGTGGGCGTCCGCGTCTCGGTCAGCTACCTCGCCGACCAGTCGGAGCCGGGCCGCGGCCGCTGGTTCTGGGCCTATCATATCCGTATCGAAAACGGCTCCGACCGCACCATTCAGCTGCTGACCCGCCATTGGATCATCACCGACGGCCGCGGTGCGCGCCATTCGGTGGAGGGTGAGGGCGTCGTCGGCGAGCAACCCGTCATCGCGCCGGGGGCGAGCTATGATTATGTCTCGGGCTGCCCGCTGTCGACGCCGACGGGCGCGATGCAGGGCAGTTACCGGATGGTCGATGACGAGGGGCGGACGTTCGACGTGGCGATCCCGAAATTCGCGCTGGCCGCGCCGGCGGTGGGGGCGTGA
- a CDS encoding glycosyltransferase family 39 protein, with protein MAALLIGIAAQLLFSIGVTRPSTLVFDEVHYVPAARVLAARERPTNTEHPLLGKTIIATGMDLFGDTSLGWRAMSTVAGTATVLGVFAILFLLFGSVATASYGALFAGVNMTLFVHARIAMLEPFLGAFVTLGIAALLWAMRAPRETVTRRWILGAVLLGLATGVKWTAAPYIAFAAVAFLAVREKMPAAWPGLGRVRALALLGGASVAAYFAIFWPAFQYREGAVTLARLIPLQREMYAQQTQVLSPHPYQSSWVSWPFEVRPIWYLYEPVDGAVRGILYLGNPAIMWGGLVAVAWLAVHWFRTGTRAAAGVALLWTASLGIWAVIPKSLGFYYYYHLSGIFVCLALAAAFHLAGRPRARWWFAVIACTLFIYFYPIIAALPLPDAQAFTRWMWFDSWR; from the coding sequence ATGGCTGCGCTGCTGATCGGAATCGCGGCGCAGCTGCTCTTCTCGATCGGCGTGACCCGTCCGTCCACTTTAGTGTTCGACGAGGTCCATTATGTCCCCGCCGCACGCGTACTGGCCGCCCGCGAGCGGCCGACGAACACCGAACACCCGCTGCTCGGCAAGACGATCATCGCGACCGGGATGGATCTGTTCGGCGACACGTCGCTTGGCTGGCGGGCGATGTCGACGGTCGCAGGCACGGCAACCGTCCTCGGCGTCTTCGCGATCCTGTTCCTGCTGTTCGGGTCGGTCGCAACGGCAAGCTATGGCGCCCTGTTCGCGGGGGTGAACATGACGCTGTTCGTCCACGCGCGGATCGCGATGCTGGAGCCGTTTCTGGGCGCGTTCGTCACCTTGGGAATCGCGGCGCTGCTGTGGGCGATGCGGGCTCCGCGCGAGACGGTGACGCGTCGATGGATACTCGGCGCCGTGCTGCTCGGTCTCGCGACCGGAGTAAAATGGACTGCTGCGCCCTACATCGCCTTCGCCGCCGTCGCCTTCCTCGCCGTCCGCGAAAAGATGCCGGCGGCGTGGCCGGGGCTCGGGCGGGTGCGGGCGCTCGCGCTGCTCGGCGGGGCGAGTGTCGCCGCCTATTTCGCGATCTTCTGGCCAGCCTTCCAGTATCGCGAGGGCGCGGTGACGCTGGCGCGGCTGATCCCGCTGCAGCGCGAGATGTACGCGCAGCAGACGCAGGTGCTGAGCCCCCATCCCTACCAATCGAGCTGGGTCAGCTGGCCGTTCGAGGTGCGGCCGATCTGGTATCTCTACGAACCGGTCGACGGGGCGGTGCGCGGCATCCTGTATCTTGGCAATCCGGCGATCATGTGGGGCGGGCTGGTCGCGGTGGCGTGGCTGGCGGTGCACTGGTTCCGCACCGGCACTCGCGCGGCGGCGGGCGTTGCACTGCTGTGGACCGCCAGCCTGGGCATTTGGGCGGTCATCCCCAAAAGCCTCGGCTTCTATTATTACTACCACCTCAGCGGCATCTTCGTCTGCTTGGCCCTGGCGGCGGCGTTCCACCTTGCGGGGCGACCGCGCGCGCGCTGGTGGTTCGCCGTGATCGCATGCACCCTGTTCATCTATTTCTATCCGATCATCGCCGCCTTGCCGCTGCCCGACGCCCAGGCATTCACCCGCTGGATGTGGTTCGACAGCTGGCGCTGA